In the Euphorbia lathyris chromosome 5, ddEupLath1.1, whole genome shotgun sequence genome, one interval contains:
- the LOC136230567 gene encoding uncharacterized protein, giving the protein MSETRPVPRRESPWGTPEGEHRQPKAHRCNDRAEDVIQACFEGNPFKTVPGPFKLFWHCMRSKPGEEPTEPYTYLQIEPPKREAKLE; this is encoded by the exons ATGAGCGAGACGAGGCCAGTGCCCAGGAGGGAGAGTCCATGGGGAACGCCCGAAGGAGAGCACCGTCAACCAAAGGCACATAGATGCAATGATCGAGCTGAGGATGTTATCCAA GCATGTTTTGAAGGAAATCCTTTTAAAACAGTTCCAGGACCCTTTAAGCTCTTCTGGCATTGCATGCGCTCCAAACCTGG GGAGGAACCGACAGAGCCGTACACTTACTTGCAGATAGAGCCTCCAAAGAGAGAAGCAAAACTTGAATGA